The nucleotide window TGTTACAGTACAGTAGTACCGTGCAGTAACATCTGCCAGTAATATCAAATGTTGCTACTGCCCAATAATACTGAACAGAAATACTGGGCAATATTATTAATAATACTGTTCAGAATGTCTGACGAGTATTTATGTGCAATAGGTGTGTTAGCTAGTACTGTATGATATCGTACGCGCTGTGGAGCGAGGCCGGTGGAGTCGGGAAGACGGCTCTGGCGGTCAATCTCGCAGCTGCACACCAGCGGCACGGCCAGCGGACGCTCCTCATCGACCTCGACCCGCAGAACGGCGGCGCGAGCCACCACCTCGGCGTCGACGACGACAGGGCGGACCCGGACGTCGACAACATCGTTCGGCACCTCATCGACCGGCCGAAGGGCGAGTTCGCCGACCTCGTTCGGACCACGACCCACGGGCTTGACGTGGTACCGAGTCACAACATGCTCGACAGTTTGGAGACGAACCTCCAACGAGCACAGGAGATGGAGCGCGATATGGGCGGCCGGTTCGTGAAAGAACTACAGCTTCGCCGCGTCCTCCGGGATGCCAACCTCTCGCAGACGTACGACGCCGTCGTCATCGACCCGCCCGCGACCGGCGGCCAACACGTCTACAACGCCGTCTCGGCCACGTCCAACGTCGTCATCCCGCTCGAACTGTCACCGAAGGGCGAGCAGTCGCTTCGCGGCTTGGAAGATACGGTGTCGAATCTGGAAGCGGAACTCGATTCCGAGGTCGGTGTCGTCGCCGTCGTTCCCAACAAGGTGCGCCGGACACGGATGCGCGACAAGTACGAGGAAGCACTCGAAGACGTCTCGTACCCGGTCGCGCCCGTCCAGATTCCCGTTCGGGAGGCGATGCTGAACGGCGCGTGGGACGAGCAAACGACTGCGTACGAGTACGTCGCCAATCACGGCCGACCACAGCGGGAACGGGAGACGCTCGAACTGTTCGACGAACTCGCGCGGTTCATCGCGGCGCAGTTCGACGTCGACCTGTCCGAAGCTGACATCGCAGAGGAGGAACGCGAGGTGGTCGCATGAAGTCCGGTGCTTCCGACCCCTTCGCGGACGACGAACAGTCAGAGGACACAGCGGACGAGTCGATGCCGGAGCGGCCGTCGGAAACGGTGGCCGAGGAGTCGGAACCACCGACAGGTGACTCGGAGAGTGCCGGTCTCTCCCGCGAGGAACTCCCGTTCGTCCTTCGTCGAGAGCGGGTCAAGG belongs to Halorientalis litorea and includes:
- a CDS encoding ParA family protein encodes the protein MISYALWSEAGGVGKTALAVNLAAAHQRHGQRTLLIDLDPQNGGASHHLGVDDDRADPDVDNIVRHLIDRPKGEFADLVRTTTHGLDVVPSHNMLDSLETNLQRAQEMERDMGGRFVKELQLRRVLRDANLSQTYDAVVIDPPATGGQHVYNAVSATSNVVIPLELSPKGEQSLRGLEDTVSNLEAELDSEVGVVAVVPNKVRRTRMRDKYEEALEDVSYPVAPVQIPVREAMLNGAWDEQTTAYEYVANHGRPQRERETLELFDELARFIAAQFDVDLSEADIAEEEREVVA